A part of Emys orbicularis isolate rEmyOrb1 chromosome 13, rEmyOrb1.hap1, whole genome shotgun sequence genomic DNA contains:
- the LOC135888346 gene encoding olfactory receptor 14A16-like, with translation MSNQTTVTEFLLLGFSDVPEVQILYFILFLLIYLAALMENLLIITAIALDHQLHTPMYFFLMNLSVVDLGSISVNIPKSMANILTHTRSISYAGCVAQVFFLVFLIGANFFLLTVMAYDRYIAICQPLHYERVMNRRACVQMAASAWISGSLNSALHTGNTFMLTFCGGNMVDQFFCEIPKLLKLTCSESYLSEVQVLTFSACLGLSSFVLITFSYGQIFKTVMRIPSEQGRHKAFSTCLPHLIVVSLFVFTCIFAYLKPTSSSTSGLDLVVALLYSMLPPTMNPVIYSMRNKDIKAALRRLTGWTLFPKN, from the coding sequence atgtccaaccaaaccaccgtgaccgagttccttctcctgggattctctgatgttccaGAGGTGCAGATTTTATACTTCATACTGTTCTTATTAATTTACCTGGCAGCACTGATGGAGAATCTTCTTATCATCACAGCCATAGCACTTGACCACCAGCTTCACACTCCCATGTACTTCTTCTTGATGAATCTGTCTGTCGTAGACCTTGGTTCCATCTCTGTCAACATCCCCAAATCAATGGCTAATATCCTAACCCACACTAGGTCAATTTCCTATGCTGGATGTGTTGCCCAGGTTTTTTTCCTTGTCTTCTTGATAGGAGCAAATTTTTTCCTTCTCACTGTCATGGCATACGACCGGTACATtgccatctgccaaccactgcactatgagagagttatgaacaggagagcttgtgtccaaatggcagccagtgcctggatcAGTGGTAGTCTCAATTCTGCACTGCATACCGGGAATACTTTTATGTTAACCTTCTGTGGCGGcaacatggtggatcagttcttctgtgaaatccccaaGCTACTAAAGCTCACCTGCTCTGAATCATATCTCAGTGAAGTTCAGGTTCTCACCTTTAGTGCATGCTTAGGCTTAAGCAGCTTTGTTTTAATAACTTTTTCTTATGGTCAAATCTTCAAAACAGTGatgagaatcccctctgagcaaGGACgccataaagccttctccacttgTCTTCCTCACCTAATTGTGGTCTCTTTATTTGTTTTCACTTGCATCTTTGCCTACCTGAAACCCACCTCTAGTTCTACATCGGGTCTGGATCTCGTGGTGGCTCTTCTCTACTCCATGTTACCGCCAACGATGAATCCAGTTATCTATAGCATGAGGAACAAGGACATCAAAGCTGCATTGAGGAGACTGACTGGGTGGACGTTATTCCCCAAGAATTAA